In Novosphingobium sp. P6W, a genomic segment contains:
- a CDS encoding NAD(P)/FAD-dependent oxidoreductase has protein sequence MTQTLEAPRPSTLPESPELAAALAQANLPTLLAACAYLSQDSAFLERFAPFIRPAFSHNPTAIPDDLAAELRSKLHRLLTTGDGLGGGSASDELMLRIMTVTAGEPVESEFLELVYDQCGFRPWIDRSAIQERRAPPSGFKVLVIGAGMTGMAAAIKLREAGYDCIVVEKNSEVGGTWFENRYPGVGVDTPSHFYSYSWEIWPDWQHYHPRGADMQRYMVEIADKYDLRGNIRFDTKVESLVYSERDANWTVTVRNENGSSETIVANAVINGHGPVNRYKWPDIAGLQDFSGTVVHTAAWPEGLDLKGKRVAIIGTGASSAQLAGAIAPEVAQLTVYQRTKHWVIHNPEIAHEVNDGMKWALANIPSFKEWFRFRVYWSAADGLFANVLKDPAWEGNDLAVSEYNEQARQYALWYLGQKFADRPDLIAKLTPDFPIFSKRIILDNGWFDALNRPNVHLEDQGIARILSSGIEAKDGSVSDCDVIVCATGFNVAKMTGDLVIKGIDGRDLGEEWGEEDPRSYLGMCIPGYPNYFHTVGPNSAPNHAAGQNLISEAQVNWIIEALDRTIENDARAFEVTQEAFDAWNRKVEKRMPEMIWTHPKASSYYNNSKGRVFLSWPWRLVEFFNETRRPEDGSYHLHA, from the coding sequence ATGACACAAACCCTCGAGGCGCCACGCCCGTCGACGCTCCCAGAATCGCCCGAATTAGCCGCTGCCCTGGCACAAGCCAACCTTCCGACTCTTCTGGCGGCCTGTGCCTATCTTTCGCAGGACAGCGCGTTTCTGGAACGATTCGCACCGTTCATTCGGCCGGCCTTCTCCCATAATCCAACCGCAATCCCGGATGACCTAGCGGCGGAACTGCGCAGCAAGCTGCACAGGCTTCTCACCACAGGCGACGGGCTTGGTGGCGGCAGCGCCAGCGATGAGTTGATGCTACGCATCATGACTGTGACGGCCGGCGAACCGGTCGAATCCGAGTTTCTCGAACTTGTTTACGACCAGTGCGGCTTCAGGCCGTGGATCGACCGCTCTGCGATCCAAGAACGCCGAGCTCCCCCGTCCGGCTTTAAGGTTCTGGTGATTGGGGCCGGAATGACGGGCATGGCGGCGGCGATCAAGCTTCGCGAAGCTGGATACGATTGCATCGTTGTCGAGAAAAACTCAGAAGTCGGGGGGACATGGTTCGAGAACCGGTATCCCGGTGTCGGTGTCGACACTCCCAGCCATTTCTACAGCTATAGCTGGGAGATCTGGCCCGACTGGCAGCACTACCATCCCCGAGGCGCGGACATGCAGCGGTATATGGTTGAGATTGCCGACAAGTATGATCTGCGAGGAAACATCCGCTTCGATACAAAGGTGGAGAGCCTCGTTTATAGCGAAAGGGATGCCAACTGGACCGTCACGGTTCGCAATGAAAATGGGTCCAGCGAAACGATTGTCGCCAATGCCGTCATCAATGGTCATGGCCCGGTCAATCGTTACAAGTGGCCGGATATCGCGGGTCTCCAGGATTTCTCGGGAACCGTTGTCCACACGGCCGCGTGGCCGGAGGGCCTCGATTTGAAGGGTAAGCGCGTCGCCATCATCGGGACAGGCGCCAGTTCCGCTCAGCTTGCAGGCGCGATCGCCCCGGAAGTTGCGCAGCTTACCGTTTACCAGCGCACCAAGCATTGGGTGATCCACAATCCGGAAATCGCGCACGAAGTGAACGACGGGATGAAATGGGCTCTCGCCAACATCCCTAGCTTCAAGGAATGGTTTCGCTTCCGCGTATATTGGTCCGCAGCCGATGGCTTGTTCGCCAATGTGCTCAAGGATCCCGCGTGGGAAGGCAACGATCTTGCCGTCTCGGAGTACAACGAGCAAGCCCGCCAGTACGCTCTCTGGTACCTAGGCCAGAAGTTCGCGGATCGACCGGATCTGATTGCAAAGCTGACTCCGGATTTCCCGATCTTTTCGAAGCGCATTATCCTCGACAATGGCTGGTTCGACGCGCTCAACCGCCCGAACGTTCACCTAGAGGACCAAGGCATCGCGCGTATCCTTTCCAGCGGCATTGAAGCCAAGGATGGTTCAGTGTCCGACTGCGATGTGATTGTCTGCGCAACCGGGTTCAACGTCGCGAAAATGACCGGTGACCTGGTCATCAAGGGCATCGACGGACGCGACCTGGGCGAAGAGTGGGGCGAAGAAGATCCGCGCAGTTATCTTGGCATGTGTATTCCGGGCTATCCCAACTATTTTCACACCGTCGGCCCCAACAGCGCGCCTAATCACGCTGCCGGGCAAAATCTGATTTCAGAGGCGCAGGTCAACTGGATCATCGAAGCTCTGGACCGCACGATCGAGAATGACGCGCGGGCCTTTGAGGTTACCCAGGAAGCCTTTGACGCCTGGAACCGCAAGGTCGAGAAGCGTATGCCCGAGATGATCTGGACGCACCCCAAAGCCAGTTCTTATTACAACAACTCAAAGGGACGCGTTTTCCTGTCCTGGCCATGGCGCCTCGTGGAGTTCTTCAACGAGACGCGCCGACCTGAGGACGGGTCTTACCATCTCCATGCCTGA